The following nucleotide sequence is from Halobacillus mangrovi.
ACATGAAATAGGAAACCATACTTGGGACCACCCGAGGTTGACGCGATTATCCCCTGAAGAAGTAGAAAATCAGATAGATAAAACCCAAGAAGTTATCAAAGAGGTAACAGGGGTCCAACCTAAAATGATCCGACTCCCATTTGGAGAGGTGCCTTCACAGTTTTCAAGAACACAATTAAAAATTATTCCACTAGATGTCCATGGAGAAAACTGGCAAGAAAAAGAACCAGAGCAATTGGCACAGGAATTAGTTGAAAATGTGAAAAGTGGTGACACCATTTTACTTCATGATATTCAAAGTGCGTCTGTAGAAGTCCTTGAAATGGTACTGGATGAGTTGAGCCGCAAAGGATACAAAATTGTAAAAGTAAGTGAGTTGTAAAACTAAAATAGCAGCCTGCAATTCAAGCAGGCTGCTATTTTAGTTTCGTATAGGTTTTTGGTTCAATTTCTGTTTAATCCATTTCCCCCACTCCTCAAATTCAACCAAAAATCCGTCATGGCCATAGTCGGTATCTACATGGTAGTGCTCTCCTGATTTCACTTTTTCACTAAAGTGCTTCATTAGATCGTACGGGTAGAGGAGATCATGCTCGAAACTTATAGTAAATACATCGGCTTTGTATTGCTCAGCGGCTTTCTGCCATCCGTCTCGGTCACGGCCGATATCATGATGGTTCATGGCTTCTAGAAGATAGAGGTAACTATTTGCATCAAAGCGCCCCTTAATTTTGTCTCCTTGATAATCAAGATAGGACTGGATGTCATAAGAGGAAGAAGTACGTCTCTTACGATCGAATCTTTTCTGGAAAAGAGTGCGGCTCCTATACGTGACCATTCCAGCCATTCGGGCAATTTCGAATCCTTGAAGCTGATCATTTGATAGATACTCTCCATTATTGAATGCGGGATCATCTTTGATGGCCCGTGCTCCTATGTGATTAAAAGCGATACCGTAATCACTAAGATAAGGGGTGGCAGCGAGAATAAATAATTGATCCATAAAATCAGGATAGAGGATCCCCCATTCAAATGTCTGCATGCCACCGAGAGAACCTCCAGTTACGGCCTGCACGTGATGAATTCCGAGTTGGTCCAATGCTTGCTTTTGGGAATGAACCATGTCGCGGATCGTTACAGGAGGAAAGTTTAAACGGTATTGTTTCCTTGTTTGGGGATGGGTGCTGGCTGGTCCTGTTGACCCATGACAACCGCCAAGGACATTAAATGTAATGACCTGGTAATGGTCTGTATCGATGGGGGCTCCTTTACCGATCAGCCCAGCCCACCAGCCGGGTTCTTCTTCTGACCCAAGGGCGTGTTGATTTCCTGTCAGCGCGTGGCAGATGAGGATTACGGGCGCATCTTTAGGTCCATAGCGCTCGTAAGCGAGTTCCACATCAGCCAACCGATCTCCGGACTCGAAAGTGAAATCACCAATGGAAACAGTTGTTAAGTTTTCAGTGCGGCTGGTGGGATTTTTCAATGACATGTTTGGACTCCTTTCCGGTTTAGACTGATAAGGGCTGCTCATTCAGCGTTTTGCCTGAACGTAAAGCAATAATTGCTTCATAAAGGTTCAATCCTGAAACTATATTGTTTTTCTCGCTCTTAAACGGGGTCTTCGACCAAATCAGGTGTGGCTTTACACCTTCTGCCGTTTTGATCGTATCAGCGTCAAGCTCAGGGAAATATAGAACATCCACTGTTTCTTCCGCTGATTCAACCACTTGATCAACTTCCTGATAATGATCTACTTTGAAGCCCAAACGTGCAAGTTTCTTAGATTCATGCTCATCATCAGCCTCTCCAATTATAGCGATGACCCTTTGCCTAAGGTCGCCAGAGCGATCTAATGAGGAAGCCAGAACATCTTCTGCGGGGTGCTTGGAAGTGTTGTATGGTTTTGAATGCCCCG
It contains:
- the metX gene encoding homoserine O-acetyltransferase MetX; protein product: MSLKNPTSRTENLTTVSIGDFTFESGDRLADVELAYERYGPKDAPVILICHALTGNQHALGSEEEPGWWAGLIGKGAPIDTDHYQVITFNVLGGCHGSTGPASTHPQTRKQYRLNFPPVTIRDMVHSQKQALDQLGIHHVQAVTGGSLGGMQTFEWGILYPDFMDQLFILAATPYLSDYGIAFNHIGARAIKDDPAFNNGEYLSNDQLQGFEIARMAGMVTYRSRTLFQKRFDRKRRTSSSYDIQSYLDYQGDKIKGRFDANSYLYLLEAMNHHDIGRDRDGWQKAAEQYKADVFTISFEHDLLYPYDLMKHFSEKVKSGEHYHVDTDYGHDGFLVEFEEWGKWIKQKLNQKPIRN